The Lysobacter capsici genome has a segment encoding these proteins:
- a CDS encoding histidine phosphatase family protein — MAATIHLIRHGQAAFGAADYDQLSERGREQSRLLGAALAPLAGEGDIAICGGMRRHRQTAEECLAAMYPTHAPQHDHADASPSPVHGRGVGVRAPPQTDPRWNEFDHQQIIARHKPEYGDHEHLVAELGRATDPRRAFQTLFAAAMTRWSGGEFDHEYSEPWPAFGQRCRDALQAAADAAPSSASNIWVFTSGGPIAAIVQHLLQAPDAQAMKLSWTLVNAGVTQVHVARGGLRLSTFNGHAHLYGRADLITYR, encoded by the coding sequence ATGGCCGCGACCATCCATCTGATCCGCCACGGCCAGGCCGCGTTCGGCGCGGCCGATTACGATCAACTCAGCGAGCGCGGACGCGAACAGTCGCGTCTGCTCGGCGCCGCATTGGCGCCGTTGGCGGGCGAGGGCGACATCGCGATCTGCGGCGGCATGCGCCGGCATCGACAGACCGCCGAAGAATGCCTGGCGGCGATGTATCCAACACACGCACCCCAACACGACCACGCGGATGCAAGCCCCTCTCCCGTCCACGGGAGAGGGGTTGGGGTGAGGGCCCCCCCCCAAACCGACCCACGCTGGAACGAATTCGACCACCAGCAAATCATCGCCCGCCACAAACCCGAATACGGCGATCACGAACACTTGGTCGCCGAACTCGGCCGCGCCACCGACCCACGCCGCGCCTTTCAGACGCTGTTCGCCGCGGCGATGACGCGCTGGTCGGGCGGTGAGTTCGATCACGAGTACAGCGAACCGTGGCCGGCGTTCGGCCAGCGTTGCCGCGATGCCCTGCAGGCCGCGGCCGACGCCGCGCCGTCGTCGGCTTCGAATATCTGGGTGTTCACCTCCGGCGGCCCGATCGCCGCGATCGTCCAGCACCTGCTGCAGGCGCCCGATGCGCAGGCGATGAAACTCAGCTGGACGCTGGTCAACGCCGGCGTCACCCAAGTGCATGTCGCTCGCGGCGGCCTGCGTCTGTCCACCTTCAACGGCCACGCCCATCTTTACGGGCGCGCCGACCTGATCACTTATCGCTGA
- a CDS encoding SDR family oxidoreductase has product MRKRILITGASSGLGRGMAREFARAGSDLALCARRLDRLEALKAELEGAHPGIRVSIHSLDVTDHQQVFAVFAAARDALGGLDRVIVNAGIGQGAPVGKGQFALNRSIVETNFLAALAQCEAAVEIFRAAGQGHLVLISSMSAMRGMRGGLTAYAASKAGVASLAEGIRTDMLRKPSIKISTIYPGYIRTEMNDGAPAKQTPFIIDEATGCRLLVRAIEKEKAKAYVPWWPWAPLGWLMKRMPLAWVAKLN; this is encoded by the coding sequence ATGCGCAAACGTATCCTCATCACCGGCGCCAGTTCCGGACTCGGCCGCGGCATGGCGCGCGAGTTCGCCCGCGCCGGCAGCGACCTCGCCCTGTGCGCGCGGCGCCTCGATCGCCTGGAAGCGCTCAAGGCCGAACTGGAGGGCGCGCATCCGGGCATCCGCGTGAGCATCCACAGCCTGGACGTGACCGATCACCAGCAAGTGTTCGCGGTGTTCGCCGCCGCCCGCGACGCACTCGGCGGCCTGGATCGGGTGATCGTCAATGCCGGCATCGGCCAGGGCGCGCCGGTCGGCAAGGGCCAGTTCGCCTTGAACCGCAGCATCGTCGAAACCAATTTCCTGGCCGCGCTGGCGCAGTGCGAAGCGGCGGTGGAAATCTTTCGCGCCGCGGGCCAGGGGCACCTCGTATTGATCTCCTCGATGAGCGCGATGCGCGGCATGCGCGGCGGCCTGACCGCCTACGCCGCGAGCAAGGCCGGCGTGGCCTCGCTGGCCGAAGGCATCCGCACCGACATGCTGCGCAAGCCCTCGATCAAGATCAGCACGATTTACCCCGGCTACATCCGCACCGAAATGAACGACGGCGCGCCGGCCAAGCAGACGCCTTTCATCATCGACGAGGCCACCGGTTGCCGGTTGCTGGTGCGGGCGATCGAGAAGGAGAAAGCCAAGGCCTACGTGCCGTGGTGGCCGTGGGCGCCGTTGGGGTGGTTGATGAAGCGGATGCCGTTGGCGTGGGTGGCGAAGCTCAATTGA
- the cueR gene encoding Cu(I)-responsive transcriptional regulator produces the protein MTRNAPELAQAKADGLHNIGEAAQLSGVSAKMIRHYESIDLIPTAGRSIAGYRLYRDSDLHRLRFIKRSRSLGFSIKQIETLLGLWDNRSRESGEVKRLALDHAAELAAKIREMQAMQHTLEQLARRCHGDDRPECPILEDLAQDECCGGSDDALRADGQ, from the coding sequence ATGACCCGCAACGCGCCCGAACTCGCCCAGGCCAAGGCCGACGGCCTGCACAACATCGGCGAAGCCGCCCAGCTCAGCGGGGTGAGCGCGAAGATGATCCGGCATTACGAAAGCATCGACCTGATTCCGACCGCCGGCCGCAGCATCGCCGGCTATCGTCTGTACCGCGACAGCGACCTGCACCGGCTGCGCTTCATCAAGCGCTCGCGCTCGCTGGGGTTTTCGATCAAGCAGATCGAGACCTTGCTGGGGCTGTGGGACAACCGCTCGCGCGAAAGCGGCGAGGTCAAGCGGCTGGCGCTGGATCACGCGGCTGAACTGGCGGCGAAGATCCGCGAGATGCAGGCGATGCAGCACACACTGGAGCAACTGGCGCGGCGGTGCCACGGGGACGATCGGCCGGAGTGTCCGATTCTTGAGGATCTTGCTCAGGATGAGTGTTGTGGGGGCTCGGACGATGCCTTACGCGCCGACGGACAATAA
- a CDS encoding heavy metal translocating P-type ATPase: MNAPHHVAPLPQRLRLRVAGMTCSSCVGRIERAVSALPGVAEVSVNLATEIAEVAHDASVSAAQIERAIAAAGYSVPSEELVLALRGMNCGSCVGRIEKALTAVPGVLEASVNLATERARLRMLKGTDTAALIAAVKRAGYEASLPDSDPDNPSGGGASSASAGDSTHAPRTDSGTATAAAHGNAKPTLTRETRHLLIAAALSLPLVAPMLGLLFGQHWMLPGWLQFALATPVQFWLGARFYRAGWSALRARSGNMDLLVALGSSAGYGLSLYHLLRGDQMQLYFETSAVIVTLILFGKWLEARAKRQTTAAIRALQALRPSSARVLRDGVEHELPLAQLRVGDLVVVRPGERLPADGRIVEGLTHVDESLLTGESLPVARESGDRVTGGAINGEGRIVVETVAVGAESALARIIRLVEDAQAKKAPIQHLVDRVSAVFVPVVIAIALLTLIGWGLYAGDWSQAVLNAVAVLVIACPCALGLATPTAIMAGTGVAARAGILIKDAEALEIAHRIDVVAFDKTGTLTEGKPVLSEWTALDGDRDALLRLAAALQSGSEHPLARATLDAARALSLPPVSQLQALAGRGLRGEVEGRNLLLGSTRMLEEAGVDLQPLREAAQRLADSGHSVSWLARHGADGAQLLGLLGFRDTPRANARAAIERLHALGVSTAMISGDHIGAARAVAAELGIDQIRADVLPEQKAAAVAELGQFRTVAMVGDGVNDAPALAAADVGIAMGSGTDVAMQAAGITLMRAEPGLVADAIEISRRTSRKIRQNLFWAFGYNVIGIGLATLGWLNPVVAAAAMAFSSVSVIGNTLLLRRWKPA; this comes from the coding sequence ATGAACGCCCCGCACCACGTCGCCCCCCTCCCGCAACGCCTGCGCCTGCGCGTCGCCGGAATGACCTGCAGCTCCTGCGTCGGCCGCATCGAGCGGGCCGTGTCCGCCCTGCCCGGCGTCGCCGAGGTCAGCGTCAATCTGGCCACCGAAATCGCCGAGGTCGCCCACGACGCCAGCGTCTCCGCCGCGCAGATCGAACGCGCCATCGCCGCCGCCGGTTACAGCGTCCCCAGCGAGGAGCTCGTGCTGGCCCTGCGCGGGATGAATTGCGGCTCCTGCGTCGGCCGGATCGAGAAGGCGCTCACCGCGGTGCCGGGCGTGCTCGAGGCCTCGGTCAATCTGGCCACCGAGCGCGCCAGGCTGCGCATGCTCAAAGGCACCGACACGGCCGCGCTGATCGCCGCAGTCAAGCGCGCCGGTTACGAAGCGAGCCTGCCCGACAGCGACCCGGACAACCCGTCCGGCGGCGGCGCAAGCAGCGCATCCGCTGGCGACAGCACGCACGCGCCGCGCACCGACAGCGGCACGGCCACCGCCGCCGCCCACGGCAACGCCAAGCCCACGCTGACGCGCGAAACCCGTCATCTGCTGATCGCCGCCGCGCTGTCGCTGCCCTTGGTCGCGCCGATGCTCGGCCTGTTGTTCGGCCAGCACTGGATGCTGCCGGGCTGGCTGCAGTTCGCCCTGGCCACGCCGGTGCAGTTCTGGCTCGGCGCGCGCTTCTACCGCGCCGGCTGGAGCGCGCTGCGCGCGCGCAGCGGCAACATGGACCTGCTGGTCGCGCTCGGCAGCAGCGCCGGTTACGGCCTGAGCCTGTATCACCTGCTGCGCGGCGATCAGATGCAGCTGTATTTCGAAACCTCGGCGGTGATCGTCACCCTGATCCTGTTCGGCAAGTGGCTGGAAGCGCGCGCCAAGCGCCAGACCACCGCGGCGATCCGCGCCCTGCAGGCGCTGCGTCCGAGCAGCGCGCGGGTGCTGCGCGACGGCGTCGAACACGAACTGCCGCTGGCGCAACTGCGAGTCGGCGACCTCGTGGTGGTGCGTCCGGGCGAACGCCTGCCGGCCGACGGCCGCATCGTCGAGGGCCTGACTCACGTCGACGAATCCCTGCTCACCGGCGAATCCCTGCCGGTGGCGCGCGAAAGCGGCGACCGCGTCACCGGCGGCGCGATCAACGGCGAAGGCCGCATCGTGGTCGAGACCGTGGCGGTCGGCGCGGAGAGCGCGCTCGCCCGCATCATCCGTCTGGTCGAAGACGCGCAGGCCAAGAAGGCGCCGATCCAGCATCTGGTCGACCGGGTCAGCGCGGTGTTCGTGCCGGTGGTGATCGCGATCGCGCTGCTGACCCTGATCGGTTGGGGTCTGTATGCCGGCGACTGGAGCCAGGCCGTGCTCAACGCGGTCGCGGTGCTGGTGATCGCTTGTCCGTGCGCGCTGGGCCTGGCCACGCCGACCGCGATCATGGCCGGCACCGGCGTGGCCGCGCGCGCGGGCATTCTGATCAAGGACGCCGAAGCGCTGGAAATCGCGCATCGGATCGACGTGGTCGCGTTCGACAAGACCGGCACCCTGACCGAAGGCAAGCCGGTGCTGAGCGAATGGACCGCGCTCGACGGCGATCGCGACGCACTGCTGCGCCTGGCCGCGGCGCTGCAATCGGGCAGCGAGCATCCGCTCGCGCGCGCCACCCTCGACGCGGCGCGCGCGCTGAGCCTGCCGCCGGTGTCGCAATTGCAGGCGCTGGCCGGACGCGGCCTGCGCGGCGAGGTCGAAGGCCGCAACCTGCTGCTCGGCAGCACCCGCATGCTCGAAGAGGCCGGCGTCGATCTGCAACCACTGCGCGAAGCGGCGCAGCGCCTGGCCGACAGCGGCCACAGCGTGTCGTGGCTCGCGCGCCACGGCGCCGACGGCGCGCAGTTGCTGGGCTTGCTCGGCTTCCGCGACACCCCGCGCGCCAACGCCCGGGCCGCGATCGAACGCCTGCACGCGCTGGGCGTGAGCACCGCGATGATTTCCGGCGATCACATCGGCGCAGCGCGCGCGGTCGCCGCCGAACTGGGCATCGACCAGATCCGCGCCGACGTATTGCCCGAACAGAAGGCCGCCGCGGTCGCCGAACTCGGCCAATTCCGCACCGTGGCGATGGTCGGCGACGGCGTCAACGACGCGCCCGCGCTGGCCGCGGCCGACGTCGGCATCGCCATGGGCAGCGGCACCGACGTGGCGATGCAGGCCGCCGGCATCACCCTGATGCGCGCCGAACCGGGACTGGTCGCCGACGCGATCGAAATCTCGCGCCGCACCAGCCGCAAGATCCGCCAGAACCTGTTCTGGGCGTTCGGCTACAACGTGATAGGGATCGGCCTGGCGACCTTGGGCTGGTTGAACCCGGTGGTCGCCGCCGCGGCGATGGCCTTCTCCAGCGTCAGCGTGATCGGCAACACTCTGCTGCTGCGCCGCTGGAAACCGGCATGA